The nucleotide window TTTCCGCCGCCCAATACGCCTGAAACGGTTATGGACGCCTGGGATACATATAGCCGTTCTCTGACCGGAGCGGAAGAAAGTCTTTTCAGTGCCCTTTTTCTCCCGATTGATGTTCCGGGATACCCGGATGCTACGACCATCAGGGGTTACAACATAAGCCAGCAAGGGTTTCCCCCAAATGAGGAAGGCTGGCTGGATCTTTTGGATAAGATCTATGATACTCTGGAATATAACAACAAAATAAGCAACGAGCAGCAAACCATCGAGCATAATAAAAAGGCTATGCAGCAGCTTCGGGATTTTGCGGCCACTATTGAGCAGATGAAAATCCAATCAATATAGAGCCAGTTTCAAAACGCCCCATTTTGGCCGATCTCTGCGTTAGGCTCAAATTTCAATCCTCGAAATACTCAATGTATTCCTGCGGTTGAAATTTTCGCCCGCCTTGAGCTTGACCAAACTGAAACGTTTTGAAAGTGGCTCTATAATCTCAAATTATTCCTTGGAGTATTTGCTTCCCTGTTGTACTTTCATGATATTGTGCAACAAAAACGCAATGGTTATATAACGCCCATATCTTTAAGGTCATTTCTAAGCACATTTTCTACATATACTTTGCCGGGACGCCAGCATCCGTTAAATTCAAGTGTAGGCACAACCCAGTCATCGCCGCCATTTGCATCGATAATGAGTTGAATGGTTTCTTGCGGTTGTTCCTCTAATTCAATATAGTCAAACTTTATATTGTTGTCTTCAAGAAACTTAACTGTTTTTTTACAATGAGGGCACCAATTTGCTGCATATACTTTTAACATAATTTACTCCTTTAATTCGGATTATGCGATCAAACTCAAAAACTCATCAGTTGATATTATAGTAATACCCATATTGTTCATGTCAAACAGATTTGCTTCGTGTACTTGCTGGGTTTGTGCGGCAGTAGCGTCTTTTAACAAAATAACATCATAATCATAACCAATAGCATCAGTCACTGTTGAACGAATACAGTTTGGTGTCTGTACTCCGCAAATAACAAGTTTTTTTACTCCAAGTCTTGTCAAAACCAACTGCATATCTGTTTGAAAAAATCCGCTGAACCTTGCACCTTTTACCTGAAATTCACCTTCGGCAGGCTTTAATTCGGGCACTATTTGTGCACCTGGTGTTCCATCAACAAGATAGGGTTTCTGCTTAAACATTTCTACTCTGAACTTTTCAACATCAATTCCATCGGGACGCTGAATTCTTATTTTATGAATTACCGGAATGCTTTTGCTTCTACAGGTATCAAGAACACGTTTTATAACCGGTATGACCTGCATGCCGGGAGGAACAATATCCATAACATCATTTTGCATATCTATTATCAATAAAGCTGTTGTCTTTGGTGAAATATCCGATAGCACGATATTAACAGAATCCATATGTTCTCCTTTTATTAAAAAATATTGAAATTACTCAGGTTGTTAGGTTCACGGTTCACGGTTGATTGCCTTGAACCGTGAACCTGAGTAGCTAAATATTATTATATCTTTTTAAAACTGTATAATATATTTGCTGAACCTTATTAAACACACCTGTCCATGAATAAGAAGCTATTTTATCACTAATAACGGAGATGTCTATTCCTGGATTTTTTAATGAGGCTAAAATTTGAGTATTTAGAGCATGTGCCAGATTTTTTTCAAATAAATCTTCGTCTTCTTTATACGGAATATCTATATTAAGACGAGGAGTTTTTACCATGCTTATAAAATCGGCATTAATGTTTCCTAATAGTTCACTTACACCCGGAAGATCGGTTGCAACTATCCTGCAGCCACAGGCAAGGCCTTCCAGTAAAACCAGAGGCAGTCCTTCATAGAAAGAGGGTAGTACAAAAACATGAGACTGTTTCATAATATCTGCTAAATCTTTTTGTGAAACAGCTCCGTGGACAATAACCCGTTCGCCCAGATTTTTTGCAAGTTCTATGCAGTAATCGCGTTCTTCACCGCTTCCGCTTCCAACAAGATGCAAACGCCATGAAGGAAAGTCTACGGTAGATAGCGCCCTCAAAAGCCAGGGTACTCCTTTGGCATTGCTAAGCTTTCCGGCGTATACCAGTTGCACGGGATTCGGATCAGGCTTAGGCGCTGGGGTAAAAAGCTGTTCATTGTATCCGGCTCCGACAACAAAAATTTTATCTTCAGAAATATTATACAAATTGATGATATCTGTTTTTTGTGCCCCGTATAAAGCCATAACAGCATCTGTTTTGCGGCAGTCCTCCAAAACCATTTCCTGCAAGTGAGGACAATTATTAAATTGGCGCAGATCTGTTCCATGGCAGGTAGTTACAATCGGAATATTAGGGAAAAGTTGTCTGGCTAAAGAAGTTACAATCCATAAATGATGGCTGTGTATGATATCCGGTTTAAAAGAAGCTACGGTTTTTTTAAGTTTTTCTGTAAACGATTTTAAATACTGGTTGATCTCTTTTGGTGAAAGACAGGAAAACCTTGAGCTTTCATAAGGCATAACATCGCTCATGCCTGGTATTTGGCAAGACACATCCGTATTGGAAAACTTAACAAATTCACACCGGTTTTCTTTAATACAGTCAAGGTTGACAGGCTGGTCGGACTGTATGCCTGCTAATAAAAAATTTTGATGATTGCATAACAATGATTCACGAAGCATGGCCTGCAAATAGAAACCGCTTCCCGTTGAATCGGGACGCTGGCTTAGCAGATGAAGAATTTTAAGTTTTTTCTGTGGCATCAATTTTATTGATTTCTTCCGAAACGACTTTAAACTTTTTAAGATATTTAAATGGAGCAGATTCGTCTATCTCCACCAGGTTTGTGCGAAGAAGATGAAGATTGATAAATGTTTTGTTTTTAAGATACAAATAGGAAAGAAGATAATTGTTTTCATCATATTCGGTTTGATCGGATTTTAAATAAAAGCTTTGTCCTTTCAATTTATCCTCAAGCCACTTAATGGCTTTTGCCTCCGACCCTGCTTTTGGTTTTATACCGATAAGCTTTACTGTGCTATCATTACTAAGCTCAATCACATTTGGGGAAATAACACGCCTTAATCTTAAATACTTAATTTTTTCTTTTTGCTTTGCGTCAATTTTTGAACCATATGTCTTTTTTCTCGGATCGCTTTTCTTTTCAAATTTAATCTTGTCACAAAATATATATGGCAATTGATTTATTTTTTGCCCGTAGTCTGCAATATCACGTTTGGGTTTTTTGACTTTAATAGAAAAATCAGTAAAAATATCAGTTTGTTCAGCTCCCAATTTCTTTTTTATCACAGGCAAAAAGGATTCATTTATTTCGTATCCTATTGAATGCCTGTTAAGATTTTTGGCAGCAAGAGCTGTTGTTCCGCTTCCTAAAAAGGGATCAAGAACCGTTTCTTGTGCAAAACAAAACATCTTTATTAAGCGTTTGGGAAGTTCTTCAGGAAACATTGCAAGGTGTTTATTCTGTTTTTCTCCCGGAAAAATCCAGTGCCCGGCAAAGTATTCGTTCCACTCCTTTGTGGATAATTTTGCTTTTTCTTTATTTTCTTTTTCCACAAAAGGAGGATCGCCGGGTTTTTTGAAAAGCAGAATAAATTCATAATCAATCTTTAAAATGCCATTTCGCGGGTAAGGGAATGACCCCATGATTGAAGCTCCTCCCGTTGTGTTACAGGTTGTAACTTTTTGCCAGATAATAGCTCCCATATAATCAAAACCGGCAGATTCGCAAAATTTTATTATTTCCGTTCTGATGGGAATGACTTTATAGCGGCCATAATACGCAGCTCTTGCAAACTGGTCTCCGATATTAATGCACAACCGGCAACCTTCTTTTAAGACACGATGGCATTCTTTCCATACCAGATTAAGGTTGTTGATATACTCTTCATATGTATCATAAAAACCAATCTGTCTGATATCGTCATAATCTTTTAGCTGCCAGTAGGGCGGGGAAGTAATAACAAGATGAACGGATTCATCCGAAACTTCAGGCATTATACGGGAATCTGATATATAAATAGTATGGTTAGTCATCAGCAGATACTATTTTACATCTGAAAAGAACGATGCCTTAAAAAATTCCCTGTTCATTCGGGCAATGTTTACAATAGAAATTTCTTTCGGACATTCTGCTTCACATTCTCTTTCATTGGTGCAGTTTCCGAAACCAAGCTTATCCATTGTTCGAACCATTTCTATAGCCCGCTTTGCTGCTTCAGGTTTTCCCTGGGGAAGAAGCGCTAACTGTGAAATTTTAGCACTTGTAAAAAGCATTGCAGAAGCATTTGGGCAGGCTGCCACACATGCTCCGCATCCTATGCATGCAGCGGCATCCATTGCTTTTTCTGCTATTTCCTGTGAAATCGGTATGGCATTAGCATCGGGAGCTCCGCCTGTATTAACGGAAACATAACCTCCGGCTTGGATTATTTTATCCAGCGCACTCCGGTCAACAGCAAGGTCTTTTATTATTTTAAAAGCTTTCGAACGCCAGGGTTCAATAAAAATAGTATCGCCGTCCGAAAAATGGCGCATATGAAGCTGGCACAATGTAGTTTCTTTTTCAGGGCCATGCGGACGGCCGTTTACAACAGCACCGCACATACCACAAATTCCTTCACGGCAGTCATGGTCAAAAGCTATTGGTTCCTTGCCTTCAAGGGTAAGCTGTTCATTTATAACATCTATCATTTCCAGAAAAGACATGTCAGTGGAAATATTTTTGGCATTATATGTTTCAAGTTTACCGACAGCGTCCGGGCCTTTCTGGCGCCAGACCTTGAGTGTCAAATTAAGAGTCTTTGTCACTTGTAACTCCTTTGTGTCAGTTTGACATTTTCAAAAGTAAGAGGTTCTTTATTAAGAACGGGATCATTTCCATCTCCCTTATACTCCCATGCCGAAACATGGCAGAAATTATCATCATCACGCATTGCCTCATTTTCTTCAGTTTGATGAGCCTCATTAAAATGGCCACCACAGGATTCCTTGCGGGAAAGAGCATCTATTACCAACAATTCACCGAATTCAAGAAAATCTGCAACACGGCCGGCCTTTTCAAGACTTTGGTTAAACTCCATGCCGGAACCCGGTACAACAACATTTTTCCAGAATTCTCCCCTTAACTCCTGTATAAGCTTTCGTGCTTTTTCAAGCCCTGCGTCATTTCTGGACATGCCGCAATATTCCCACAAAATATTTCCAAGATGCCTGTGAAAATCATCTGCTGTACGCTTTCCTTTTATAGAAAGAAGCTTATTGGTAAAATCATTAATTTTTTTCTCGGATTCCTTAAATGCCGGATGATCGGTTTTTATCTCTTTTTTAGGTGTGGTAGCAAGATATCCGCCTATAGTATAAGGAATTACGAAATATCCATCCGCAAGGCCCTGCATGAGAGCACTTGCACCAAGACGATTTGCGCCATGGTCGGAAAAATTGGCTTCTCCCAGTACAAAAAGACCGTCTATGGTACTCATAAGATTATAGTCAACCCATAGTCCGCCCATAGCGTAATGGACGGCGGGGTAAATCATCATAGGCGTTTCATAGGGATTATCGGCTGTAATCTTTTCGTACATCTGGAAAAGGTTACCGTATTTTTTTGCTATAGTGTCTTTTCCGTCTCTTTTGATTGCATCTGCAAAATCAAGATAAACTGCAAGTCCTGTTTCGCCGACACCTTTTTTCTTATCGCACTGCTCTTTGGCATTTCGTGATGCAACATCGCGTGGAACAAGGTTTCCGAAACTTGGATATTTATTTTCAAGATAATAATCACGTTCACTTTCAGGTATCTCGGAAGGCTTTCTTTTATCTCCCGGTTTTTTGGGAACCCAGACCCGGCCATCATTTCTCAGGCTTTCACTCATCAATGTGAGTTTTGACTGATATGTTCCGTGAACGGGTATGCATGTTGGGTGTATCTGTGTAAAACAGGGGTTGGCGAAAAAAGCTCCTTTTTTATATGCTCTGTAAGTTGCAGTAACATTTGAGCCCATGGCATTTGTTGAAAGATAAAACACATTGCCGTAGCCGCCTGTGGCAAGAACAACCGCATCTGCGGCATATTTTTCAATTTCACCTGAAACAAGATTGCGTACAACAATCCCTTTTGCATGACCGTCAATTACTACAATGTCCAGCATTTCCCTTCGGGCATACATTTGTACTTTTTTCGCCGCAATCTGTCTTGAAAGCGCGCTGTATGCTCCTAAAAGAAGCTGCTGACCTGTCTGGCCCCGTGCATAAAAAGTTCTTGAAACCTGAGCACCGCCGAAACTTCTGTTTGCAAGCTGGCCTCCGTATTCGCGCGCAAACGGAACTCCCTGAGCAACACATTGATCGATAATGTTTCCGCTAAGCTGGGCAAGTCTGTAAACATTTGCTTCTCTTGCCCTGAAATCGCCGCCTTTTATAGTATCGTAAAAAAGGCGCCAATCGCTGTCACTGTCATTCTGATAGTTTTTTGAAGCATTGATTCCGCCCTGAGCGGCAATACTGTGGGCGCGTCTCGGACTATCCTGTATGCAGAATGTCTTTACATTATATCCAAGTTCGGCAAGAGATGCTGACGCCGAACCTCCGGCAAGGCCGGTTCCAACAACGATTATGTTGTATTTTCTTTTATTTGCAGGGTTGACAAGCTTTAGCTCAAAACGGTGTTTGTCCCATTTTTGTGCAAGTGGGCCTGCCGGTGTTTTTGCATCAAGCTGCATATTATATCCTTCCTTATGTTGTAAGCGAAATAAAAACCGGTATGAAGCCGAAACCAAGTCCAACTAATATACTGAAGGCAATACCCGCCTTTCTGATAAAAGGCATATACTTGGGATGGTTTGC belongs to Pseudomonadota bacterium and includes:
- a CDS encoding glutaredoxin family protein; amino-acid sequence: MLKVYAANWCPHCKKTVKFLEDNNIKFDYIELEEQPQETIQLIIDANGGDDWVVPTLEFNGCWRPGKVYVENVLRNDLKDMGVI
- a CDS encoding cysteine hydrolase, with product MDSVNIVLSDISPKTTALLIIDMQNDVMDIVPPGMQVIPVIKRVLDTCRSKSIPVIHKIRIQRPDGIDVEKFRVEMFKQKPYLVDGTPGAQIVPELKPAEGEFQVKGARFSGFFQTDMQLVLTRLGVKKLVICGVQTPNCIRSTVTDAIGYDYDVILLKDATAAQTQQVHEANLFDMNNMGITIISTDEFLSLIA
- a CDS encoding glycosyltransferase family 4 protein, producing the protein MPQKKLKILHLLSQRPDSTGSGFYLQAMLRESLLCNHQNFLLAGIQSDQPVNLDCIKENRCEFVKFSNTDVSCQIPGMSDVMPYESSRFSCLSPKEINQYLKSFTEKLKKTVASFKPDIIHSHHLWIVTSLARQLFPNIPIVTTCHGTDLRQFNNCPHLQEMVLEDCRKTDAVMALYGAQKTDIINLYNISEDKIFVVGAGYNEQLFTPAPKPDPNPVQLVYAGKLSNAKGVPWLLRALSTVDFPSWRLHLVGSGSGEERDYCIELAKNLGERVIVHGAVSQKDLADIMKQSHVFVLPSFYEGLPLVLLEGLACGCRIVATDLPGVSELLGNINADFISMVKTPRLNIDIPYKEDEDLFEKNLAHALNTQILASLKNPGIDISVISDKIASYSWTGVFNKVQQIYYTVLKRYNNI
- a CDS encoding site-specific DNA-methyltransferase — protein: MPEVSDESVHLVITSPPYWQLKDYDDIRQIGFYDTYEEYINNLNLVWKECHRVLKEGCRLCINIGDQFARAAYYGRYKVIPIRTEIIKFCESAGFDYMGAIIWQKVTTCNTTGGASIMGSFPYPRNGILKIDYEFILLFKKPGDPPFVEKENKEKAKLSTKEWNEYFAGHWIFPGEKQNKHLAMFPEELPKRLIKMFCFAQETVLDPFLGSGTTALAAKNLNRHSIGYEINESFLPVIKKKLGAEQTDIFTDFSIKVKKPKRDIADYGQKINQLPYIFCDKIKFEKKSDPRKKTYGSKIDAKQKEKIKYLRLRRVISPNVIELSNDSTVKLIGIKPKAGSEAKAIKWLEDKLKGQSFYLKSDQTEYDENNYLLSYLYLKNKTFINLHLLRTNLVEIDESAPFKYLKKFKVVSEEINKIDATEKT
- a CDS encoding succinate dehydrogenase/fumarate reductase iron-sulfur subunit: MTKTLNLTLKVWRQKGPDAVGKLETYNAKNISTDMSFLEMIDVINEQLTLEGKEPIAFDHDCREGICGMCGAVVNGRPHGPEKETTLCQLHMRHFSDGDTIFIEPWRSKAFKIIKDLAVDRSALDKIIQAGGYVSVNTGGAPDANAIPISQEIAEKAMDAAACIGCGACVAACPNASAMLFTSAKISQLALLPQGKPEAAKRAIEMVRTMDKLGFGNCTNERECEAECPKEISIVNIARMNREFFKASFFSDVK
- a CDS encoding fumarate reductase/succinate dehydrogenase flavoprotein subunit, producing MQLDAKTPAGPLAQKWDKHRFELKLVNPANKRKYNIIVVGTGLAGGSASASLAELGYNVKTFCIQDSPRRAHSIAAQGGINASKNYQNDSDSDWRLFYDTIKGGDFRAREANVYRLAQLSGNIIDQCVAQGVPFAREYGGQLANRSFGGAQVSRTFYARGQTGQQLLLGAYSALSRQIAAKKVQMYARREMLDIVVIDGHAKGIVVRNLVSGEIEKYAADAVVLATGGYGNVFYLSTNAMGSNVTATYRAYKKGAFFANPCFTQIHPTCIPVHGTYQSKLTLMSESLRNDGRVWVPKKPGDKRKPSEIPESERDYYLENKYPSFGNLVPRDVASRNAKEQCDKKKGVGETGLAVYLDFADAIKRDGKDTIAKKYGNLFQMYEKITADNPYETPMMIYPAVHYAMGGLWVDYNLMSTIDGLFVLGEANFSDHGANRLGASALMQGLADGYFVIPYTIGGYLATTPKKEIKTDHPAFKESEKKINDFTNKLLSIKGKRTADDFHRHLGNILWEYCGMSRNDAGLEKARKLIQELRGEFWKNVVVPGSGMEFNQSLEKAGRVADFLEFGELLVIDALSRKESCGGHFNEAHQTEENEAMRDDDNFCHVSAWEYKGDGNDPVLNKEPLTFENVKLTQRSYK